A section of the Clostridium omnivorum genome encodes:
- a CDS encoding flagellar biosynthesis anti-sigma factor FlgM, with protein MKINGASVNKVINLYNANKQSIEKKDTKVKNDSIEISTLGKKLSDLSIDENIGNSEEKIEALRNEVKNGTYKPSSGNVAKKMLDIIGERGI; from the coding sequence ATGAAGATAAATGGTGCTAGTGTAAATAAGGTTATTAATCTCTACAATGCAAATAAACAATCAATAGAAAAAAAGGATACAAAGGTAAAGAATGATAGCATAGAAATATCTACACTAGGCAAAAAATTAAGTGATTTATCAATTGACGAAAATATTGGCAATTCAGAAGAAAAGATAGAAGCTCTTAGAAATGAAGTTAAAAATGGGACCTATAAGCCAAGTTCAGGAAATGTAGCTAAAAAAATGTTAGACATTATAGGTGAGAGAGGAATTTAG
- a CDS encoding flagellar protein FlgN: MKDELNNILENEMKAIELLLIALEEQHECLLNNDAVTLEACVKNLEDKNREIADFEVKRRQITKGESMSKIVDELGDEKLQHNYREIRKLLQITAIQKDTNELLIKQGLGFTNRMLNILNPDRGAKTYNGYGKVR; this comes from the coding sequence ATGAAAGATGAACTAAACAATATTTTAGAAAATGAGATGAAAGCTATAGAATTACTTTTAATTGCATTAGAAGAGCAGCATGAATGCCTTCTTAACAATGATGCAGTGACATTAGAAGCTTGTGTGAAAAATTTAGAAGACAAAAACAGAGAAATAGCAGACTTTGAAGTTAAAAGAAGACAAATAACAAAAGGTGAATCTATGAGTAAAATTGTAGATGAATTAGGAGATGAAAAACTTCAGCATAATTATCGCGAAATTAGAAAACTTCTTCAAATAACCGCAATTCAGAAGGATACAAATGAACTATTAATTAAGCAGGGGTTAGGCTTTACTAATAGAATGCTAAATATATTGAATCCTGATAGAGGTGCTAAAACTTATAATGGATATGGAAAAGTAAGATAA
- the flgK gene encoding flagellar hook-associated protein FlgK: MSGLFSIFNTATRGMSTQQRAINVTSHNIANANTEGFSRQRVVIETTTPFGMPSLTNAAEPGQMGTGSQVSAIQRVRDSFLDYQVRTETSVKGQFDAREKFLSEIEGILNEPGDTGISTLIGKFFDSWQTLSQQPQSSNARTVVAQQTAALTDSLNHTAVQLDKLKENTQLIMKDSIFELNNMLGQIDQLNQQIIGVKVAGNEPNDLQDKRDLLLDQLSAKFNLTVENKEFGGIDLRPADATDLQDSSVIKAQFNNNSKRFSYVSNIEKVNTNGSISANGDVYKITYYKKGNMSSDEDRVELYVSGMSAEDVKQLDECRVLWAENDGTAIGTQMKSSFDNPVDFRSLKLFKPSSGELKGYMSVQADINDYNDQLDKLAKAIAFSVNAVHSGMEDVTSNGEPKKDYMPYFVNGDVARYENNKLVNLDDDLLAGKSGVLSSEKDITAKNITINKQILNDVMQIKTRTHDNMFDYEKDNNIDGETDGSRALAIAKLRDSLIKIQDIGSTINERADLFKYGGNTLGNNGLDFTSNINGMKVDNYYRDVIDRLGVQNQEAIRMVKNQESLLDSFQQSRESVSGVSLDEEMSNLVQFQHAYQANAKVISTVDELLDVVINGLKK; encoded by the coding sequence ATGTCGGGTTTATTTTCAATTTTCAATACAGCAACAAGAGGTATGTCAACACAACAAAGGGCAATTAATGTAACTTCCCATAATATAGCAAATGCAAATACAGAAGGTTTTAGTAGACAAAGAGTTGTTATAGAAACAACTACACCTTTTGGAATGCCTAGTTTAACTAATGCAGCAGAACCAGGGCAAATGGGTACAGGATCCCAAGTTTCTGCAATCCAAAGGGTTAGAGATAGTTTTTTAGATTACCAAGTAAGAACAGAAACTAGCGTAAAAGGTCAATTTGATGCTAGAGAGAAGTTTTTGAGTGAAATTGAAGGAATATTAAATGAACCTGGGGATACTGGGATATCAACTCTTATAGGTAAATTCTTTGATTCATGGCAGACTTTATCACAGCAGCCACAAAGCTCAAATGCAAGAACTGTAGTAGCTCAACAAACAGCTGCATTAACTGATTCCTTAAATCATACAGCAGTTCAGCTTGACAAACTTAAAGAAAACACACAATTAATAATGAAGGATTCTATATTCGAATTAAATAATATGCTGGGTCAAATTGATCAGCTTAATCAACAAATTATAGGTGTAAAGGTTGCTGGCAATGAACCTAATGACCTACAAGATAAAAGAGATTTACTTCTTGATCAACTAAGTGCTAAATTTAACCTAACGGTTGAAAATAAGGAATTTGGAGGAATTGATTTAAGACCGGCTGATGCAACTGATCTTCAGGATTCTTCGGTTATAAAAGCTCAATTTAATAATAATTCTAAAAGGTTCTCATATGTAAGTAATATTGAAAAGGTTAATACTAACGGGAGCATAAGCGCTAACGGAGATGTATATAAAATTACTTATTATAAAAAGGGTAATATGTCTTCTGATGAAGATAGAGTTGAATTATATGTTTCTGGTATGTCAGCAGAAGATGTTAAACAACTAGACGAGTGTAGAGTGTTATGGGCTGAGAATGATGGTACGGCTATAGGAACACAAATGAAAAGTTCCTTTGATAATCCTGTAGACTTTAGATCATTAAAGCTATTTAAACCTTCTTCTGGAGAACTAAAAGGATATATGTCAGTACAAGCGGATATAAATGATTATAATGATCAACTAGATAAACTTGCAAAGGCTATTGCATTTTCTGTAAATGCTGTACACAGTGGTATGGAAGATGTAACTAGTAACGGAGAGCCAAAGAAGGATTATATGCCTTATTTTGTAAATGGTGATGTAGCAAGGTATGAAAATAATAAACTTGTAAATCTAGATGATGATCTTTTAGCGGGAAAATCAGGGGTGCTTTCTTCAGAAAAGGATATTACAGCTAAAAACATAACTATAAACAAACAGATATTAAATGATGTAATGCAAATAAAAACAAGAACACATGATAATATGTTTGATTATGAAAAAGATAATAACATTGATGGTGAAACTGATGGATCAAGGGCACTTGCAATAGCAAAATTAAGGGACTCTTTAATTAAAATTCAAGATATAGGAAGTACAATAAACGAAAGAGCTGATTTATTCAAATATGGCGGAAATACACTTGGAAATAATGGATTAGACTTTACAAGCAATATTAACGGTATGAAGGTGGACAACTATTATAGAGATGTCATTGACCGTCTTGGTGTGCAAAATCAAGAAGCTATAAGAATGGTAAAAAATCAAGAGTCATTATTGGATAGCTTCCAGCAATCAAGGGAATCGGTATCCGGAGTCTCATTAGATGAAGAAATGTCCAATTTAGTTCAATTCCAGCATGCTTATCAAGCTAATGCAAAGGTTATTTCGACTGTAGACGAGCTACTAGATGTAGTTATTAACGGGCTAAAGAAATAA
- the flgL gene encoding flagellar hook-associated protein FlgL, with the protein MRVTNKMLSSSFLADMRGNLANMQKLQQQLTSGKEIRRPSDDPFKVARAMQLTTDINTNKQYNENITNTINWLDTTDTALGQAGNVLQRVRELLVSAGNAGYSVNERKAVKDEINQKVGELAQVLNTNFDGKYVFGGSRGTTKPVDVENRDALGNIKNAELFFYKNGGGKLATGDNELDMLSSKLQVEISQGVTMDYNVTSTDILKFTNEKGEQIDIADLFKRITNHLDGKNDSGTALDPTSVSKLTGDDLLQITDSITNLLRIRSEVGAKENRMDSAKDKNEEENFNMTELLSKTEDIDITQKTMEFATMQTVYTASLQTSARVIQPSLLDYLR; encoded by the coding sequence ATGCGTGTAACAAATAAGATGCTTTCAAGCAGTTTTTTAGCTGATATGAGGGGAAACCTAGCTAATATGCAAAAGCTTCAGCAACAATTGACTTCAGGAAAGGAAATAAGAAGACCTTCTGATGATCCTTTCAAAGTAGCTAGAGCTATGCAGCTCACTACTGATATTAATACAAATAAGCAATATAATGAGAATATAACAAATACCATTAACTGGCTAGATACAACTGATACTGCACTAGGACAAGCAGGAAACGTTCTTCAAAGAGTTAGAGAATTACTTGTATCAGCTGGTAACGCTGGATACAGTGTTAACGAAAGAAAAGCTGTAAAGGATGAAATAAATCAAAAAGTTGGTGAACTTGCTCAAGTTTTAAATACTAACTTTGATGGAAAGTATGTTTTTGGAGGAAGCCGAGGAACAACAAAGCCTGTTGATGTTGAAAATCGAGATGCCCTTGGAAACATAAAGAATGCTGAACTATTTTTCTACAAAAATGGCGGTGGAAAACTAGCAACAGGTGATAATGAATTAGATATGCTTTCGAGCAAGCTTCAAGTAGAAATTTCTCAAGGAGTAACAATGGATTATAATGTTACTTCAACAGATATACTTAAGTTTACAAACGAAAAAGGCGAACAAATAGATATAGCAGATTTGTTTAAAAGAATAACTAATCATTTAGATGGAAAAAATGATAGCGGTACTGCATTAGATCCAACTTCTGTAAGTAAACTTACTGGTGATGATTTACTGCAAATTACAGATTCAATAACAAACCTACTTAGAATACGTTCAGAGGTAGGGGCAAAAGAAAACAGAATGGATTCTGCCAAGGATAAAAATGAAGAAGAAAACTTTAATATGACTGAATTATTATCTAAAACTGAGGATATTGATATAACGCAAAAAACTATGGAGTTTGCAACAATGCAGACTGTTTATACAGCTTCACTTCAAACTAGTGCTAGGGTTATACAACCTTCATTATTGGATTACTTAAGGTAA
- the fliW gene encoding flagellar assembly protein FliW → MKLNTKFHGIVEYNEEDVITFKKGLPGFENLRSFILIPVEENNIFTILHSIEDDEVGLLLVSPFEAEPDYELKLNDEKINELKIESQNEVLVLNTVTLRNNIKEITTNLKAPIIINIKEKLGEQIILDNEKYCIKHPLFKE, encoded by the coding sequence ATGAAACTTAATACTAAATTTCATGGAATAGTTGAATATAATGAAGAAGATGTAATTACCTTTAAAAAGGGATTGCCAGGTTTTGAAAATTTAAGATCATTTATATTAATCCCAGTAGAGGAAAACAACATTTTTACTATACTTCACTCTATAGAAGATGACGAGGTGGGATTGTTATTAGTATCTCCTTTTGAGGCTGAGCCAGATTATGAATTAAAGCTTAACGATGAAAAAATTAATGAGTTGAAAATTGAATCTCAAAATGAAGTACTAGTGCTAAATACTGTTACATTAAGAAACAATATTAAAGAAATAACTACTAATTTGAAGGCTCCAATTATTATAAATATAAAAGAAAAACTAGGGGAACAAATAATACTAGATAACGAAAAATACTGTATAAAACATCCTCTATTTAAGGAGTGA
- the csrA gene encoding carbon storage regulator CsrA produces MLVVSRKKGESILIGDDIEITIIKVEEGAVKIAISAPKNIPILRKELYKEVTEENKLAIIDNFDILKNFKK; encoded by the coding sequence ATGCTGGTAGTTTCAAGAAAAAAGGGTGAATCCATATTAATAGGTGATGATATTGAAATCACTATAATTAAGGTTGAAGAGGGCGCTGTGAAAATAGCAATATCAGCACCTAAGAATATACCTATTTTGAGAAAAGAACTATATAAAGAAGTTACAGAAGAAAATAAGTTAGCTATAATTGATAACTTTGATATACTTAAAAATTTTAAAAAATAG
- a CDS encoding flagellar protein FlaG, whose amino-acid sequence MELRNIGQGGQVNSETVKNIDKSNSYNSTDVKYQDVNDKSGKDLVVTSMDKDTDEKAIKKAVDKLNKFLEDDKTHAEYEVHDKFRDIMIKIVDDKTGKVIQEFPPKKILDMVAKMCEMVGVLFDKKA is encoded by the coding sequence ATGGAGTTAAGAAACATTGGCCAAGGGGGACAGGTCAATTCTGAAACTGTTAAAAATATTGATAAAAGCAACTCATATAATAGCACAGATGTGAAATATCAAGACGTTAATGATAAATCAGGTAAAGATTTAGTTGTAACTTCTATGGATAAAGATACAGATGAAAAGGCAATTAAAAAGGCTGTGGACAAATTAAATAAATTTCTTGAAGATGATAAAACTCATGCTGAATATGAAGTTCATGATAAGTTTAGGGATATAATGATAAAAATAGTAGATGACAAAACTGGCAAAGTTATTCAAGAGTTCCCACCAAAAAAGATATTGGATATGGTAGCTAAAATGTGTGAAATGGTAGGAGTTTTGTTTGATAAGAAAGCTTAA
- the fliS gene encoding flagellar export chaperone FliS → MQTSNAYNAYRNNSINFASKEQLLMMLLDGAVKFSKIGRQAILDKDIQKAHENIIKTQNIFYELVISLDLAKAGDWGKDMVELYEFIIKRLTDANMKKDIKIIDEIIPLIEDIKETWNEAYNMSKNIR, encoded by the coding sequence ATGCAAACAAGCAATGCTTATAATGCATATAGAAATAACAGCATAAATTTTGCTTCAAAAGAACAACTCTTAATGATGCTTTTAGATGGTGCAGTAAAGTTTTCTAAAATAGGTAGACAAGCTATTTTAGATAAGGATATTCAAAAAGCACATGAGAATATTATTAAAACTCAAAACATATTTTATGAATTAGTAATATCCCTTGATTTAGCTAAGGCAGGGGACTGGGGCAAGGATATGGTTGAATTATATGAGTTTATAATAAAAAGGCTTACTGATGCAAATATGAAGAAAGATATTAAGATAATTGATGAGATTATTCCACTTATAGAAGATATAAAAGAAACTTGGAATGAAGCCTACAACATGTCAAAAAATATTCGATAA
- the fliD gene encoding flagellar filament capping protein FliD, with protein sequence MSDISGSYSTPSGMTGAGGGQMLRITGMATGLDVDGMVKKMMLAEQTKLDKVKQAQQLIAWRQQAYQDIIKDIKDLQNSFFDPLTPANNLLSTTNYNSLIASSTNATAINATAQTGAATGTYTINVTQIAQSAALVSNSSLNSQFKVTDPANWGGAGKSITFSVDGVDASPIDLSGFTPSGDNSKDLPNLAAYINNQISKNTSLNGKVSASYVQDANGNNIIKFSPLSTSAIQITSTGVSDITTLNTNFVSASGNMKLTSLDSTLNTNLNLNLNYNGKDITVNLDNSAAGKNGTATINDLITAVKTATGGQVTGSFDDMTGKFTLQTVNTGSNTSLSITGNSLTAALGFSGNQSKQGLDAIVQITAPGASSPTTVTENSNNFTLNNMTYSLNSTGNSSISVDNNTQGVHDKIKTFLDKYNAIIDKIQTKLNEKKNSDYPPLTDTQKSTMKDSDITAWNTKAQQGILRNDNNLQKLLSDLRSAFVSPVTDATGKNVSSVYFGSYGSGAIGIDTPSGASTATDGDKISISDDSKLNNVILNHGDDLIKLFTNVATDSNGKQIFNQSGIFQRMNTILQSNVGYTGTTFNNAILTKYANVQDDFSINGGAGTNTLPDQIYYKQLMITKMAAAMTTKQEQYYKQFSQLETAMNNLNAQQAQLSQLTSG encoded by the coding sequence ATGAGCGATATATCAGGCAGCTATAGCACACCATCTGGTATGACCGGTGCAGGTGGAGGGCAAATGTTAAGGATAACAGGTATGGCAACTGGACTTGACGTTGATGGAATGGTAAAGAAAATGATGTTAGCAGAGCAGACTAAGCTCGACAAAGTAAAACAAGCTCAGCAGTTGATAGCCTGGAGACAGCAGGCTTATCAAGATATTATTAAGGATATTAAGGATTTACAAAATTCATTTTTTGACCCATTAACTCCAGCAAATAACTTATTATCAACTACTAATTATAATAGTCTTATAGCTTCAAGCACAAATGCAACAGCTATAAATGCCACTGCTCAAACAGGAGCTGCTACAGGAACCTATACAATAAATGTTACTCAAATAGCACAAAGTGCTGCATTAGTTAGTAATAGTAGTTTAAATTCACAATTTAAGGTAACAGATCCAGCTAACTGGGGTGGAGCTGGAAAATCCATAACATTTAGTGTAGATGGTGTTGACGCTTCACCTATAGATTTATCAGGATTTACACCATCTGGGGATAACTCAAAGGATCTCCCTAATCTAGCTGCTTATATTAATAATCAAATTAGTAAAAATACAAGTTTAAACGGCAAGGTTTCAGCATCCTATGTTCAAGATGCAAATGGAAATAATATTATTAAATTTAGTCCATTATCAACAAGTGCAATACAAATAACTTCTACTGGGGTTTCTGACATTACAACTTTGAATACAAATTTTGTTTCTGCTTCTGGAAATATGAAGCTTACTTCCTTGGATTCAACGCTAAATACAAATCTTAATTTAAATTTAAACTATAATGGTAAAGATATAACTGTTAATTTAGACAATAGTGCAGCTGGGAAAAATGGAACAGCCACAATAAATGATTTAATCACAGCAGTTAAAACAGCTACAGGAGGACAAGTTACAGGAAGCTTTGATGATATGACGGGAAAATTTACATTACAAACTGTAAATACTGGAAGTAATACATCATTATCAATAACTGGAAATAGTTTGACAGCAGCATTAGGATTTTCGGGTAATCAATCTAAACAGGGATTGGATGCAATAGTTCAAATAACTGCTCCAGGAGCATCCTCTCCTACAACAGTTACAGAAAATTCAAATAATTTCACATTAAATAATATGACCTATTCATTGAATAGCACAGGTAATTCATCTATATCTGTTGACAATAATACTCAAGGCGTACATGATAAAATTAAAACATTTTTAGATAAATATAATGCGATTATAGATAAGATACAAACTAAACTAAATGAGAAAAAGAACAGTGACTATCCACCTTTAACAGATACACAAAAGAGTACAATGAAGGATTCTGATATTACTGCATGGAATACAAAAGCTCAGCAAGGTATTCTTAGAAACGATAACAATTTGCAAAAGCTACTTTCAGATTTAAGGAGTGCATTTGTATCTCCAGTAACGGATGCTACAGGCAAAAATGTTTCTAGTGTATACTTTGGAAGTTATGGAAGTGGTGCAATAGGAATTGACACTCCAAGTGGTGCAAGTACTGCAACAGATGGTGATAAGATTTCAATATCTGATGATAGTAAGCTAAACAATGTAATATTAAATCATGGAGATGATTTAATAAAATTATTCACTAATGTAGCAACAGATAGTAATGGTAAACAAATTTTTAATCAAAGCGGTATATTTCAAAGAATGAATACCATTCTTCAAAGTAATGTAGGATATACTGGTACAACCTTTAATAATGCAATACTTACAAAATATGCAAATGTACAAGATGATTTTAGTATTAATGGTGGTGCAGGTACAAATACTCTACCTGATCAGATTTATTATAAGCAACTGATGATAACAAAGATGGCTGCTGCTATGACAACCAAACAGGAGCAGTATTATAAGCAATTTTCTCAACTTGAGACAGCTATGAATAACTTAAATGCTCAGCAAGCACAATTGTCACAGCTAACATCAGGTTAA
- a CDS encoding flagellin: MIINHNLNAMNAHRNMTANIGAAGKSMEKLSSGLRINRAGDDAAGLAISEKMRGQIRGLDQGSRNAQDGISLIQTAEGALNETHSILQRMRELSVQSTTATNTTADRAALQKEFGQLQSEVTRIATQTNFNTKTLMSGSFSAAANALQFQVGANAGEKINLQLSTMTATGLAVNAASISTAAAASAAITTVNTAIATVSTERANLGSVQNRLEHTINNLNTASENLQASESRIRDVDMAKEMMNYSKNNILQQAAQAMLAQANQAPQGVLQLLR; encoded by the coding sequence ATGATAATTAATCACAATCTTAATGCAATGAATGCACACAGAAACATGACTGCTAACATAGGAGCAGCAGGAAAATCAATGGAAAAATTAAGCTCAGGTTTAAGAATAAACAGAGCTGGTGATGATGCAGCAGGACTTGCTATTTCTGAAAAAATGAGAGGCCAAATTAGAGGATTAGATCAAGGTTCAAGAAATGCTCAAGATGGTATTTCATTAATCCAAACTGCTGAAGGTGCTTTAAATGAAACTCACAGCATTCTTCAAAGGATGAGAGAACTTTCAGTTCAATCAACAACTGCAACTAATACAACAGCTGATAGAGCTGCTCTTCAAAAGGAATTTGGTCAATTACAAAGTGAAGTAACAAGAATAGCTACACAAACAAACTTCAATACAAAAACATTAATGAGTGGTTCATTTAGTGCTGCTGCAAATGCTTTACAATTCCAAGTAGGAGCTAATGCTGGTGAAAAAATAAACTTACAATTATCAACTATGACTGCAACAGGATTAGCAGTTAATGCCGCTTCAATATCAACAGCAGCAGCTGCATCAGCTGCAATAACAACTGTAAATACAGCTATTGCAACTGTTTCTACTGAAAGAGCAAATCTTGGTTCAGTACAAAATAGATTAGAGCATACAATCAATAACTTAAATACTGCAAGCGAAAACTTACAAGCATCTGAGTCTAGAATAAGAGACGTAGATATGGCAAAAGAAATGATGAATTATTCAAAGAATAATATACTTCAACAAGCTGCTCAAGCTATGCTTGCACAAGCTAACCAAGCACCACAAGGAGTTCTTCAATTATTAAGATAA